In one Nicotiana tomentosiformis chromosome 6, ASM39032v3, whole genome shotgun sequence genomic region, the following are encoded:
- the LOC104106719 gene encoding probable sodium/metabolite cotransporter BASS1, chloroplastic: MNVDTGVKKKKSVASVEWKVKSSRDKALVIEKDKCGVYPKKILKSNFREIKRFVIWTLPPQDIHLLLQARKAENYATKIKVGQCKAKEKLKYLSPRSLQVEAFKSVGLQVEVSKLKSSSPSVFKLKFSRSPLFKLKYLSPPNLQVEVFKSVGLQVEIFKSVGLQVEVFKSIGLQVEVFKFADGKKTPSIWLRGFEPETSWFSLTSLTTRPHPWLFISKLLNLPSYYAAGLILVGCCPGGTASNIVTYIARGNVALSVLMTAASTLSAVVSSFVWWMTPFLTEKLAGQLVAVDAAGLFMSTLQVVLLPVLAGAFLNQYFKSLVKIVFPLMPPIAVATVAVLCGNAIAQSSSAILMSGQQVVLAAALLHAPGFFFGYVLSRMLGVDVSSSRTISIEVGMQNSVLGVVLATQHFGNPLTAVPCAVSSVCHSIFGSALVGIWRRSVPDQVQQ; encoded by the exons ATGAATGTAGATACGGGGGTGAAAAAGAAGAAGTCAGTTGCAAGTGTTGAATGGAAGGTGAAGAGTTCAAGGGATAAGGCTCTAGTGATAGAAAAagacaagtgtggggtgtaccccaagaag ATATTGAAGTCTAATTTTCGAGAAATCAAACGGTTTGTTATTTGGACTCTCCCACCACAAGATATTCATCTTTTGTTACAAGCGCGTAAAGCTGAAAATTATGCGACTAAGATAAAAGTCGGACAATGTAAAGCAAAAGAAAAGCTGAAATATTTAAGCCCTCGAAGTCTCCAAGTTGAAGCCTTCAAGtccgtcggtcttcaagttgaagtctccaagttAAAATCTTCAAGtccgtcggtcttcaagttgaagttttcaCGTTCGCCACTCTTCAAGTTAAAATATTTAAGCCCTCCAAatctccaagttgaagtcttcaagtccgtcggtcttcaagttgaaatcttcaagtctgtcggtcttcaagttgaagtcttcaagtccatcggtcttcaagttgaagtcttcaaattTGCCG ATGGGAAGAAAACACCTAGTATTTGGCTCCgtggatttgaacctgagacctcatggttctcactcacttcattgaccactaggccacacccttggttATTTATTAGCAAGCTGTTAAATTTGCCATCCTATTATGCAGCAGGCTTGATATTGGTTGGCTGCTGTCCTGGAG GGACGGCAAGTAATATTGTCACTTACATTGCACG TGGCAATGTGGCGCTTTCAGTATTGATGACTGCTGCAAGTACCCTATCTGCTGTGGTTAGTAGTTTTGTTTG GTGGATGACCCCTTTCCTAACAGAGAAACTTGCAGGGCAACTTGTTGCAGTAGATGCAGCTGGACTTTTCATGTCCACTTTGCAG GTGGTTCTTCTTCCTGTCTTAGCTGGTGCATTTCTGAATCAGTATTTCAAAAGCCTTGTCAAAATTGTGTTTCCATTGATGCCCCCTATTGCTGTAGCAACTGTTGCAGTTCTTTGTGGAAATGCAATTGCGCAGAGTTCTTCTGCAATCCTCATGTCAGGTCAACAGGTTGTCTTAGCTGCTGCTCTTCTTCATGCACCTGGCTTCTTCTTTGGCTACGTGCTCTCAAGGATGCTCGGGGTTGATGTATCGTCCTCAAGGACAATATCTATTGAAGTCGGCATGCAG AACTCGGTTCTTGGAGTAGTTCTAGCCACTCAGCACTTTGGTAACCCGCTTACTGCAGTACCATGTGCAGTTTCTAGTGTTTGTCACTCAATATTTGGCAGTGCCTTGGTTGGTATCTGGAGGCGTTCTGTTCCAGATCAAGTGCAGCAGTGA